A stretch of DNA from Cannabis sativa cultivar Pink pepper isolate KNU-18-1 chromosome X, ASM2916894v1, whole genome shotgun sequence:
ATATTGGGTGGCCCGGTCTTTATGAGATGGATGTATCCTTTTGAAAGgtacatgaaaaaattgaagaattatGTGGGAAATAAGGCACGTCCTGAAGGGTCAATTGCAGAAGGTTATGTTGCTGATGAGGCAGTAACCTTTTGTTCAATGTACTTTAAAGGGTGTGAAACAAGATTTAATCGGCTTGATCGAAATGAAGATGCGCCTTCTGTTTGTCGCTATCTCTCAGTTTTTaattctcaatctcgtcctttAACTAGCGGACTTATCAAGCCTCTTGATCATACCAGTCGTGAAAAAGCTGAGTGGTACATTCTTCAAAATTCTCCTGAAATCCAAGCTTACTTAGAGTAAGTTtgttacatttttataaattattttattaaatttttagtttttattttctatctcCCTCTATCGTATCTTGACATTATCATACTTCACAGTGAACATTTggacaagatcaggcatgaataTCCTAATGGTAATCACGATGTCTTGCATAGGCAAACTTTCCGTCCGTGGTTTCACAAGAAGGTATAACGACAAAATTGTTAAGttttaattcaatcatttatattcctctcatattaatacattttatgtatttagataTATGAGTTGCACAAGCTTGGAACTTTACAAAATGGTGATGAGTTACTCGCTCTCGCTTCCGGGTCCGATTACTTAGCAACATTTACGAAGGTTGTGTAGTGAATGGTGTTCGGTTTATTGCATCAAAGCGAGACCAAAAGCGGAAGACACAAAATAGTGGTGTTACTGTTGCTGGAGCTGAAGGGTTTAATTATTACGGCACACTTGAAGATGTAATCACTATATCTTATACTGGTGCATATACAGTGTCATTGTTTGAATGTAAATGGTATAACACTAATCCATTAAGAAAGAAGACAATCActgaaaataatataactagTATAAATACTCGTGGATATTGGTATCAAGATGAACTGTACATCCTTGCTAACCAGGCGAAGCAAGTTTTCTATCTTGAAGATCCACTCAGAGGTCGCGATTGGAAGGTTGTTGAAGATATTAGCCATCGACAAATTTGGGACATTACTGACAACGAAGATGAGACTGATGTAGATGTTGTTAGTGATTCTAACTCTGCCAATTTTGTGTTGACGGTTGATCTTGGAGAGTTGATTATGCAATCGAATGAACCTCCAGTAATTGTTGAATCGTCCGATCAGTTAGTGGATTCTGAAATAGAGAATAATGAACTTGATGAAAATTATGTTGCTGAAGAAGTAGATGATTTACAAGTTGAACATGTAGAGGATGAAAATGTAAACTTAGTGAATGATGGAAATGATAGTGATTCTTCAGtgtaacttttattttgtaaacatttgttactaaaattttttacaattaaaggaatatttaatttctttcgtattaacattttaaatacttatatttcaattatgtgtTTCACATTTGTGAATTCTTACATTTTTTTCCGTCTTCAAAGTAAAGTAAAATGTCAGCTACGTTAGCGACATACCACGGTGGGGATGGTGATGGCAGGGATCCCCCTGATCCTTCTAGGGTACCGTCGTCTTGCGAAGcaggtttttatattttttgaaatctaCAATTGTTCTGAATATAAATAGTGAATGTAtgatttactaataaaattatttttccctCGAATATATATAGTTCCACCTCCGGTCAGAAAGGGTCGTGGGGTTGCCGCAAACGCTAATCtcgaaaaaaaaaggagagaagcTGGTAAGCCCTTACCGGTGGAGGTAGATCTTGAAACCGGCAAAGTTGTTGGCACTGAAGCAAGCAATTATGTTCGATTTCTTGGCCAACAAGTGAGCATGTTGTGCCCGGGTGGTCATCTAAATTTTTCCGATGTACCCCAACAATACAAGGATCAAGTGCTCAATCGAATTagagtgagtgatttttaattattaaaggttgtaataattttatgtcctcatttataaattaacataattttaaattattttattacatagtACTATTTTGATATCGATGGGAATCCCCATCGAGACCTACTTATGGGGACTTTATATTCGGTGATGGCGGAGCGGTATAGTGAGCGAAAGACGCTCAGACACAAGCATTTCaaacaacattacaaaaaaCCAGAAGATCGGGACACAGTTCTCAAATTCCCCCCTGACTACTTGAATACCGAGACTTGGAAACCGGTTTGCGAATTGTTCGTTAGCGATGCATTTTtgaatcgttcaactaaaaataaatcgaatcggcaactaatgaaatatccaacaacGCAAGGCACAAAATCGTTGGCGTCCATACGCCACGGAATGGTATgtattaattctttaattgttaaatgtttcataaaaaaaattctttaatagttaataatatttttttcttataataaactaatttaattgtttatatttgTATAGGGGGGTCCTCCTGGAGAGCATGTAGTTGAAGCATGGAAGGAGATCCATGTGAAAAAACTGTCTGGAACTTTCGTTAATGAATTAGCTGCAAAAAATTATGTAAgtgattaaaattatttattattaaaatttatattttatattaattacatattctaataattttgatttaaataggAGGAACTGATCAAGGAGCTTGATAGGAAGCGACTGGAACGACAATCCCAGAGCGATACTGGGACTGAATCTGAATCTGATACTGGTTATCAGTTTGACGTTATGGAAACAGTTCTAGGCCAAAGATCTGACTATCAAAGAGGCGTGGGTAAAAGGCTCAAGGGCAAAGGAAAGAAACCAATCCCTCAAACTCAATCAACGGTGCCTCCCCAACCAACTACTGAAATGATGAGCACTGTGGCAGATATATTCTCAGCTATGCGTGCCACTTGGGGGGGTAATTTGACGCCTGAACAACGTGCCCAAATATTTAACCCACGCTTTGACAATTTCATTCAAACGTATAGTCAGTCGCAGTCGCCTGGTGGTTCGTCTTCTCAGAGTCATGCCGCTCCTCcggaacagcaacaacaacctcctTCGCAACCACAATTTCAGCCTTCCTCGCAACAACAATTCCAAAATTTGTCACAGCagcaatttgaaaattttttgcagcagcaaccccaatcttttcctcagcagtttcctcagcagcaacaacagtcTGCTCCGCCAATGGGAAATCAGTTCTTATACCGAACACCGTCAGAGTCTCCTCCGCTCGGCTCAAACTTTGctgattttgaattatttgggagttcatcgcaggagaaccaatttttttcaactcccattttcaaccaagctgagctcggtaatttgacgctgggtttatcatcagaccaagcgtatgtgccttctccgccacgggcttcggggactcgtaccgaaaataatccagatcaagacttcataattagagacctgaatgaagatgttaatgaataatttatttatgttttgtaataatttagtttaattttgagacaatattttattaggattaatatgttaaagttaattactttggagacaattttaaattattaataaattttattaaattgttttagttatattaattagatttatttattaaatatttaattatttatttatatataatataaataaatttttaaaaataattaatatttttttttattattgggtgttgtagcggcggagcaatagcggcgggaccccgccgctattgccctgTGTCAGTCTCGAAACACGAAACTGACACAGGGCAATAGCGGCAgggtcccgccgctattgctccgccgctattaatagtattagcggcggacccagtttttggccgctaatactattaatagcggccaagcaatagcggcggaccaatagtggccgaggtccgccgctattgccctttAGCGGCCAGATTGTGGACCAATAGCGGCTGAGgggcccgccgctattgctccttAATGTTGTAGTGGTTGCTATAAgggtttctatgtaaaattccgtaaaaatacaaaaaaaaaaaaatttaaaatgtaaaaataataataaaaaaaaaaactccctTTTTTTATAAGTCTTTTTAGCTCACGGCTTCTCAATAGTATAGGTACCGGCAAGGAAAGTGTTGCATAAAATATAGCAATGTAAATGTATACGTGTATACAATCGACAAACAAGTAATAAGATAATAAGGACTCATTTGGTATGCAGGATTGGTCTGGATTAGACTGAAAAAGATTAGATTAGACTGGACAAGATTAGATTATGTTGAAAGTAATCttgtgtttggtttaagaatagactggattattttatttatattcttttaaattaaaaacttaaattaaaataaaaatatataatattaaattaaaattaaaatatataataataaataattaaattataaaaaaaataatatatcctaTATAATCAAGTATATCTCATAAAtatatgataaaataatttctcatattttttatttaataaataattaaaatagtaaaataaaaatacttgaataatataaaattatttatgttaaacactaatttaatcaccaatttaatataaatattaaattttaaaaatatttatataaatatataattttattgtcatattgtTTTCTTGGAATCAATTTAAgtaattattgtttaattactaatattttaaatttttaaaacttttgtataataatttaaaattatatattttcactcattttaatgaataagttttttataaaatatttataaataaatgtgtgataattctttcatttaaattcttataaaatttaaaatatattaataaaattaaaattaaaaaaaaatcatccagTCCTacgtaccaaacgggccctaaaTAAATATTGTCTCTacaaaaattgagtaaaaattAATATCAAACAATTTGGAACAGACCAATGATAATATTTTGGTTGATCTTAAAAATCatacaagaaaataaataaaataaacaaaagaacatgagaacaagaaaataaagatgagctagtataattaatttctcCTAATATGTAAAACTGACGTCAATGTTGCGGTAATGCCATGGCAAAGTGAGTTATCTTAatctagaatttaaatttagatcACAGGCTTCAGTTGATGGTATTATGTATTAGTtcactaattaataatattattcacgttaattaactttaaaaaaaatattgaatcatatataaaaaatataaattattttactaatcactaattaattttaaaataaatacatttttataaatttacaaactatatttttgtattttatctAGAGGTGTACATTTTTTTCATGGAGATGAGGCTCCATAGAGACCTGCCCCTAATAGGGCAGAGACGGGGATTATTTTTTATCCCTAACGGTAAACGGAATGGGAATGACACTCCTTGCCTCGATAGAGACCCGCTTAATATGTTAGTTAtcgttttattaatattttatattttataatatgtgtttatatttttttgttatattagtgtcatttttatttttattattttttaagttatgttttgtataataagtagtatattgaataataaataatgtataatattttaattttaaaaaattacttcatatactattttaaattttttttttcaaatttacagtttgggttGCTCCGGTAATTTTTCGGTAGTTTCTATATGGGTTGCTATACAGATTttggttgcgatttaggttgctccGTTAGTTGCTATAGGGATTTCTatatagaattccgtaaaaatatttataaaaaaaaattattttgaaatgtaaaaattaaaaaaaaaaaaaaaaaaaaaaaaaaaaaaaaccttttaatttttatataatttaatatttttatacatttaaatttttaaaatatattttatttttatattagagATTTCCCGCTCTGTCCTCGCCCCATTAAAAAATTCTCGTTCCATTCCCGATGAAGAATACACAGGATGGAACAGGAATGGAGATTAAAATTTTTAACAGAGATGGAAATGAGGAAAGCACTCTCTGCCAATTCCGCACCTGTGTACATCCCTAATTTTATCCCTCATGAACTGAATTTACAAACTAAAACGTTGCATAAAACCCTAATATAGAGATAAAGGATaagaatatttaaaataaataaaggaaaAGAAATAGTTTTGGGAATGAAGAAAGATGGAAGAAGATTCCCCTCATTGAGAGGTATAGACAATACAATCAAGTACAAGTAGGCGAGGTGGTGGAAGTTGTGGGCCAAACAATACCCCACTACCCCGCGACCGGCCCACCAGGCCCACCCTGCCTAGCCCACTTCCTATTTGTACGGAAAGATAGAACCACATCCTCATCCATTATCTCTTCTATTCATCTTTTCAACGGTCAAGATCATCTTTCAACtttttcatcatcatcatttatGATCAAGCTGCACGTGTTTCCCATTTTAATGTGGGTGGGGCCCAACCCACAATATATTAAGAAAGAGCCCCTCTTTTCCAAAATGGGCCAACCATCGATCGGCCCATGTTAACAATTGCAATTAAATTTTGTATAATTGGTCAAATTAAGGAACAAACAAAAgagacaaatatatattttcaattcAGAAAATACAGCCGTACAAACGAATTAAGGCTATAATAATCATATATTCATATTAGTGGCGATTGCCTTAATCCTATAATGTCACTTTCTACATTCAATTACCCTTTGACATCACCAAAACCATTTTTCATCAACAATATTGTCAAATGTACCTGCCATTACCTTAAACAAAAATATCAATGCTTACCTCataaatttgtaaaattttaatgatgttattaatatatatctcatatatatatatatattatatgagaaGCGATAATTATAAcatcttattataattttttagtcaacttTTACGTTTGAAATCACatgctgaaatattttttttttcaattcttaTTACTATAGTGGCATTCGttatagttataatatattccttataaatttttaaaaatatctaaacagTTTAcagtatcaaaaataaaattactgaTATTTCAGTTTACTACGTGTGTTTGAAAAACTTCAAACTTATTTTCgacactgtaaactattcgaaatttttcaaaaatttacagagatgatgttataattataacaaacacaatcataaaaaaaaaaaaaataaaacacagagatcgattaagaaattataataaGAGGTTGATACTATATTTAGAGAGATGAATAAGTACagtaatattgtttttttttttttcattaaaaaagataagaaaaaaaacatttacCCACGTGGCTGAAAATTCTTGATTATTACACAAACAACAAAGTATAATCAAATCCAATCGTTCAAATTTAACATCGGATGTGAAGATTGATTAAATTTTCACCTTTTCATATTGTTTTTACATCTCATTTTCATGATTAAGCTTTTGATAAGAccagaaaaaagaaaatgaaaaagtgTAGCCTGCCCTGCCAATGCTATCAATGCCTCCCTGACCATTCATAAATTGAACAAAATTGATTCAAAGTATAATTTAATTCTTTAGGGGTGGCCAAAGAGCATTGTGTTTTGTTATTGGACGTCAATGGTGCCTAACACTTTTCATAAGTGACGTCCTACAATTAGTTAACAATATTTctgaaaactatttttttaaattatacgaAATCCGATACataattacaccaataacagTATGACACTTAAGAGGATACTAAATACCAATAATACCTTTTAGCATTTCATGTGGCGAAAATGTAGAGATGAAATTAATgtaatattcctatttaattaaaacttccAAGTCAactttcaattaataataacaacagAATTAAACAAAAATCTGGCCAGctatataaactgaaatatgCAAAGAGAAAAATGTGATGACTCTATGATCAAACATGTGCATTTTCCTTAATATTTACTCAAGGTCAAGGAAGGAAgaagaatataaataaatagttgataatatatgtatatatatatatatatacagacaTGGCATGTGTATAGAAATACAATATGTACAAGCAAGTAAAAAAAGAGCATAGAAGAGAatctaatataataaattaatgaagCATGTGAAAGATGTTGTATTGGTAGGGATCTGAAACGTGGTCAATAAGGTTCTGAAGAGGGCCTTTACCAGTGAAAGCTGCTTGAGTGTAAAATCCCAGCCAGGCAACCATGGCAAGCCTCCCATTTTTAATCTCTTTCACCTTCAACTCCTCAAATGCTTCAGGATCCTTGGAGAGGTTTAATGGATCAAACAATGCTCCTCCTGGGTAGTTTATATCTCCTGGTAGATATATTCCTAGAGGCTCCAACGCCTCAATTCCACAATATCTTGCATATTCTGGTCCAacctatacatacatatatatatatatatatataaatatgaaaaatctATAATACAGATAAGGGATTATGATAGAGTTAATTAGGTAAGTACCATCAAGATGGCCTGGCAAATTGCAATGACTATTACTCCTTGGCTTCCTGCTAAGTGGAGTCCTGGGATGCCAAGGTAGTCTAGTGTATCTCCCTGGAGAAAGAAATTAAAGCACAGATTAGAGAAATTATATTACATTAGATTGGATTAGATTAAAGGGTTGGTAGTAGAAAGAGTTTTTAGCATAATAAACACACCTTAATTTCttcattattttgataatttagtTAATGAATTCTAAAAAACAGTAGTTAATATTTTTCACAATTTGATAAGAAAATGACAATCAAGTATCTGATTGAATTCTGTAGAGAGTACCAAATtacgttatttttttttacattttccctacttttttttctttctccacCAAAATCTAACTTCCAAACATAACCttaataaaaagaagaaaactGAACCTTGAGTTTGGAATATCCAACTCGCCACCATACAGGTTCTGCAAAGTGAAAGGCTCCAGTGAGATTTAATATTTCAGGAATCAAAGCACCAAGGGCTGCCAGCATAGCCCAACGAGCATGCAATATTTCAAAGCTGCAATGTAATTCATGTAATGACAGAATTAGTAGTAAGTTACTTTGGTAGTACTAATAACATTAGTATTAGTTGTAGTGAGTTAGTAGTTGGTAATACTATACCACCCACCCCAATTAGCTGCAATGACAGTATTAGTAGTAATAAGATACTTAGCAGTATTACTGAGTTAAGAAAGAAAAGGTAATAATGTGGTGGTAGTGAGTTAGATACCACTAGAATTGGCTGAAATGACTTAACTCAATTATGGGCTTACTTGAAATACTTTTGAAAAGCCAACGGATCTTTACTGAGTCCAGCAATGTCAAAACCATAATCCCCAGGAAGCTCTCCTGTGAGATAATGAGGATAATCGTAGGGAATAGGACCAAGCCACCTCGGACGCTCTTCTCCATACCACAAGCTTTATcaaataatcatacataaatagGATAGAAAATAcagcaaaataaataataattatgttacACAATTAATTTGTGTCGCTGctaataaagaaattaacaaataacaGTCATAAATTCAAGTGTCTGTATCGGGTAAGTTCACGAGTTGGAGATAAGTAAACTCAAACCGCTGACATCCGCCATAAGGTAAACTACTGCCTCACAAGCCCCCGACTGATTCTACCATAGAGGTCAACAATGGACAATAACTCCAGAAAGAACAAAGCTTTTTTGAATAACTCAATTCATTTGGGATCAGCCCCGTTAAAAAGAGCGTTACATTTACTTTATAACTGATATAATTAATATGCCAATTATAGTTACAACGGTCTCATTATGATCATATTTTGTACAGTTCACCTAATCAACCTCCATTCAAAGAGGGGCTGAATAATAAAAAGACAGAGCAAAGAGTAGTCTTTCATCTCGGGCCGAACCACTATAATTTTTGCGTAAATTTATATATTGGAATACATTTTATACAGTAATTTTTGTGTGTTTGCTGCTCACAATTTGGTGGTGTTGTAAAATTTCGTCCATAACactaataatcataatattacCTCTGTTGTCTAGCTTTTAAGGCCAAAGACCTGAACTTGGCAGAATTTTGAACTGCAAATTTCTTCCTTTGCTGCAATCGCCTCTGAAGTGACTCTCCAAGTGGGCTATTAGCTATGGCTTTGACTGCTGTGAAAGGTATGGCAGAGAAGACCAGCACACCAGCTAGCTAGCTTCGCATAATTTTACAAACATTCAAAACACAAAAGAACATACATAGTTACAGATATTATGATTAAACTACTGTTCTGTTCTGTTCTGTACTGTACTGTACCAACCCACCTCTTCCCATGAAGCTTTGCAGGAATATCTCTTGTTGGTGTTGAAGTTGGGTTTATTTGACTTCCGAAGCCTCCAAGAGGATGAGACTGAGGTTGAGAAACCCAAACCCAAGCCCTGTGAATTTATCACAGCCATCACCACCTCCTCCTTCGGCCACTCACTAGCTACCCCACAATTATGGATGTTGATGATGAAGAAGCTAATATGAGTACTGATGGCCATGCCTTTAATTATTGGGCTTTTTACACAGCCCAATGGGCTTACTTATTCTTCTTCCATTCCATTTCCACATAGGGGATTATTTAAGAATATAgggattatttcataaatacacacaaataataaaaaaaattacaaaatacggttttatggaattttaaaaaattttataattttttttttattttatttacagaaaatacagtttttttattttgtattcttGTTCATTTgttactaattttttattatttgtatgtaaattcttgctgttgtttttacaaaaaataatatcttatataattatccctaaaatatataaaacacaaaaaattacaaattgtacaaaattttaaatatttttacaaaaaatagtgccttatgtaattataccctaaaaatatataaaaaataaataaattagaaaattgtacggaattttaaatatttttaccgtttttaaagttttatttatataatgtatggtctttgaagtattttttttaatacgtTGTAATCgtattattttgttgttgatttttattatttatatattattttttatgttgttttcttattatttttatatggttttCTTGTTATTTATATGAATACTGTAaaaatgtcaaaaaaaaaaaattaaacgtaaaagtgtaaaaaatttataaaatagtaatttatgtGAATTTTCCAAGACACTAAAGGTATCACTGTGTAATAATATTAAGTAATTAGGAGGTTTGGTATTTTTGATCAATtagataattatatattaattatataattacacTTAACTATACTCTTCAATTCTTAAGTAATGCTAGATACACATGTGCACAATATTATtaacttctttttcttttgtgatAAGTTACTTCTGTTATTGTTGAGTAATTTacggtataaatatttaaatttaatttttggttgtagATAAATTTATCTGTTAAGTGTAAAGTCAATAATCACGTGTTAGTCTATGAATGGTTTAGgtgatcatttttctttttttttttttacttaaaaattaatttaaaataccaataagtACATAACACATAAATAATGATTTGACACTTAACGATTAAATAcacacaaaaattttaaaaatataacttaaatattattatcgtCAAAAAtttaacttaagtatttatctgTAACTAgtagttaaacttaagtatttgtttacaattgaaaattaaatttaaatattcttttataaccgaaagttaaacttaaatatttacgccgcaaattcttttttatttttattattttgcttCATCTCCGCTCTTACGAGATGAATTATAGAGGTAATGGAATTTGTGAACTCTTAACTATaattagaaatatataaataacaataacaaGAAATAAGTGCCAAAGTTTGC
This window harbors:
- the LOC115711609 gene encoding chlorophyll a-b binding protein 7, chloroplastic, with product MAISTHISFFIINIHNCGVASEWPKEEVVMAVINSQGLGLGFSTSVSSSWRLRKSNKPNFNTNKRYSCKASWEELAGVLVFSAIPFTAVKAIANSPLGESLQRRLQQRKKFAVQNSAKFRSLALKARQQSLWYGEERPRWLGPIPYDYPHYLTGELPGDYGFDIAGLSKDPLAFQKYFNFEILHARWAMLAALGALIPEILNLTGAFHFAEPVWWRVGYSKLKGDTLDYLGIPGLHLAGSQGVIVIAICQAILMVGPEYARYCGIEALEPLGIYLPGDINYPGGALFDPLNLSKDPEAFEELKVKEIKNGRLAMVAWLGFYTQAAFTGKGPLQNLIDHVSDPYQYNIFHMLH